A single window of Nicotiana sylvestris chromosome 3, ASM39365v2, whole genome shotgun sequence DNA harbors:
- the LOC104219826 gene encoding protein COFACTOR ASSEMBLY OF COMPLEX C SUBUNIT B CCB2, chloroplastic isoform X1: MKMSYTCQSLNSLAPLVFPVKRYGISIPPSEFRCRKTRKSSPMILYSRLDNSTDTQQQQLNLSVLRFTLGIPGLDESYLPRYIGCAFGSLLVLNHFLGSDSSAITAAQLRTEVLGVFLAAFSVMVPYLGKFLKGAVLVEERNVPEDAEQAFVISEEISDTLKEDLAWGTYVLLRNTSTISVLFSLQDTICARGYWRIPKDVSKDQLCDWFEKQIQQSGFRNLNEILYFPEVSDSELLEMLPKGTRSLLVQPVLQTETSNSGQKWKKDGFVLVASSNSYAYNNKDRAWVEAVAKKFEVKSIKASKLCLGASLVADMLCTSPLNLLLLEVLFLCHIYLGKCSMFTFEKKNHL; this comes from the exons ATGAAAATGAGCTACACCTGCCAATCGCTAAACTCATTGGCGCCGTTAGTGTTTCCCGTTAAAAGATACGGCATATCCATTCCTCCGTCAGAATTTCGGTGCCGGAAAACCAGAAAATCATCGCCAATGATACTCTACAGTCGTCTCGATAACTCTACTGATACTCAACAGCAACAGCTTAATCTCTCCGTTCTTCGTTTCACTCTCG GAATACCGGGATTGGATGAATCATATTTGCCTCGGTACATAGGCTGCGCATTTGGTTCTCTTTTGGTATTGAATCACTTTCTCGGTTCGGATTCATCCGCCATCACCGCTGCACAGCTC AGAACGGAAGTTTTAGGTGTTTTTTTGGCTGCTTTTTCTGTTATGGTTCCCTACCTTGGAAAGTTTCTTAAG GGTGCTGTTCTAGTAGAAGAAAGAAATGTTCCTGAAGATGCTGAGCAAGCCTTTGTCATCTCAGAAGAAATATCAGATACTCTGAAGGAGGATTTGGCTTGGGGAACATATGTTTTGTTGCGCAACACAAGCACCATATCAGTG CTATTTTCACTTCAAGATACAATTTGTGCTCGTGGCTACTGGAGAATACCAAAAGATGTGTCGAAAGATCAGTTATGTGATTGGTTTGAGAAACAGATCCAGCAAAGTGGTTTTCGTAATTTGAATGAGATACTTTATTTTCCGGAGGTCTCAG ACTCTGAACTGTTGGAGATGCTTCCAAAAGGAACCCGTTCTCTCCTTGTTCAACCGGTATTACAAACTGAAACCTCAAATTCCGGCCAGAAGTGGAAGAAAGATGGTTTTGTGCTTGTGGCTTCCAGCAACAGTTATGCATACAACAATAAGGATAGAGCCTGGGTTGAAGCTGTTGCAAAGAAGTTTGAAG TGAAATCCATAAAAGCTTCAAAGCTGTGTTTAGGTGCAAGCTTGGTTGCTGATATGCTATGTACTAGTCCACTTAACCTTTTGCTGCTAGAGGTCCTGTTTCTTTGCCACATATACTTAGGGAAGTGTTCAATgtttacttttgaaaaaaaaaatcatctgTGA
- the LOC104219826 gene encoding protein COFACTOR ASSEMBLY OF COMPLEX C SUBUNIT B CCB2, chloroplastic isoform X5, whose amino-acid sequence MKMSYTCQSLNSLAPLVFPVKRYGISIPPSEFRCRKTRKSSPMILYSRLDNSTDTQQQQLNLSVLRFTLGIPGLDESYLPRYIGCAFGSLLVLNHFLGSDSSAITAAQLRTEVLGVFLAAFSVMVPYLGKFLKGAVLVEERNVPEDAEQAFVISEEISDTLKEDLAWGTYVLLRNTSTISVLFSLQDTICARGYWRIPKDVSKDQLCDWFEKQIQQSGFRNLNEILYFPEVSDSELLEMLPKGTRSLLVQPVLQTETSNSGQKWKKDGFVLVASSNSYAYNNKDRAWVEAVAKKFEDCNKGSS is encoded by the exons ATGAAAATGAGCTACACCTGCCAATCGCTAAACTCATTGGCGCCGTTAGTGTTTCCCGTTAAAAGATACGGCATATCCATTCCTCCGTCAGAATTTCGGTGCCGGAAAACCAGAAAATCATCGCCAATGATACTCTACAGTCGTCTCGATAACTCTACTGATACTCAACAGCAACAGCTTAATCTCTCCGTTCTTCGTTTCACTCTCG GAATACCGGGATTGGATGAATCATATTTGCCTCGGTACATAGGCTGCGCATTTGGTTCTCTTTTGGTATTGAATCACTTTCTCGGTTCGGATTCATCCGCCATCACCGCTGCACAGCTC AGAACGGAAGTTTTAGGTGTTTTTTTGGCTGCTTTTTCTGTTATGGTTCCCTACCTTGGAAAGTTTCTTAAG GGTGCTGTTCTAGTAGAAGAAAGAAATGTTCCTGAAGATGCTGAGCAAGCCTTTGTCATCTCAGAAGAAATATCAGATACTCTGAAGGAGGATTTGGCTTGGGGAACATATGTTTTGTTGCGCAACACAAGCACCATATCAGTG CTATTTTCACTTCAAGATACAATTTGTGCTCGTGGCTACTGGAGAATACCAAAAGATGTGTCGAAAGATCAGTTATGTGATTGGTTTGAGAAACAGATCCAGCAAAGTGGTTTTCGTAATTTGAATGAGATACTTTATTTTCCGGAGGTCTCAG ACTCTGAACTGTTGGAGATGCTTCCAAAAGGAACCCGTTCTCTCCTTGTTCAACCGGTATTACAAACTGAAACCTCAAATTCCGGCCAGAAGTGGAAGAAAGATGGTTTTGTGCTTGTGGCTTCCAGCAACAGTTATGCATACAACAATAAGGATAGAGCCTGGGTTGAAGCTGTTGCAAAGAAGTTTGAAG ATTGCAACAAGGGTAGCAGCTAG
- the LOC104219826 gene encoding protein COFACTOR ASSEMBLY OF COMPLEX C SUBUNIT B CCB2, chloroplastic isoform X3 has product MKMSYTCQSLNSLAPLVFPVKRYGISIPPSEFRCRKTRKSSPMILYSRLDNSTDTQQQQLNLSVLRFTLGIPGLDESYLPRYIGCAFGSLLVLNHFLGSDSSAITAAQLRTEVLGVFLAAFSVMVPYLGKFLKGAVLVEERNVPEDAEQAFVISEEISDTLKEDLAWGTYVLLRNTSTISVLFSLQDTICARGYWRIPKDVSKDQLCDWFEKQIQQSGFRNLNEILYFPEVSDSELLEMLPKGTRSLLVQPVLQTETSNSGQKWKKDGFVLVASSNSYAYNNKDRAWVEAVAKKFEGQKIKATNYQNAAEVKKLPST; this is encoded by the exons ATGAAAATGAGCTACACCTGCCAATCGCTAAACTCATTGGCGCCGTTAGTGTTTCCCGTTAAAAGATACGGCATATCCATTCCTCCGTCAGAATTTCGGTGCCGGAAAACCAGAAAATCATCGCCAATGATACTCTACAGTCGTCTCGATAACTCTACTGATACTCAACAGCAACAGCTTAATCTCTCCGTTCTTCGTTTCACTCTCG GAATACCGGGATTGGATGAATCATATTTGCCTCGGTACATAGGCTGCGCATTTGGTTCTCTTTTGGTATTGAATCACTTTCTCGGTTCGGATTCATCCGCCATCACCGCTGCACAGCTC AGAACGGAAGTTTTAGGTGTTTTTTTGGCTGCTTTTTCTGTTATGGTTCCCTACCTTGGAAAGTTTCTTAAG GGTGCTGTTCTAGTAGAAGAAAGAAATGTTCCTGAAGATGCTGAGCAAGCCTTTGTCATCTCAGAAGAAATATCAGATACTCTGAAGGAGGATTTGGCTTGGGGAACATATGTTTTGTTGCGCAACACAAGCACCATATCAGTG CTATTTTCACTTCAAGATACAATTTGTGCTCGTGGCTACTGGAGAATACCAAAAGATGTGTCGAAAGATCAGTTATGTGATTGGTTTGAGAAACAGATCCAGCAAAGTGGTTTTCGTAATTTGAATGAGATACTTTATTTTCCGGAGGTCTCAG ACTCTGAACTGTTGGAGATGCTTCCAAAAGGAACCCGTTCTCTCCTTGTTCAACCGGTATTACAAACTGAAACCTCAAATTCCGGCCAGAAGTGGAAGAAAGATGGTTTTGTGCTTGTGGCTTCCAGCAACAGTTATGCATACAACAATAAGGATAGAGCCTGGGTTGAAGCTGTTGCAAAGAAGTTTGAAG
- the LOC104219826 gene encoding protein COFACTOR ASSEMBLY OF COMPLEX C SUBUNIT B CCB2, chloroplastic isoform X4, with product MKMSYTCQSLNSLAPLVFPVKRYGISIPPSEFRCRKTRKSSPMILYSRLDNSTDTQQQQLNLSVLRFTLGIPGLDESYLPRYIGCAFGSLLVLNHFLGSDSSAITAAQLRTEVLGVFLAAFSVMVPYLGKFLKGAVLVEERNVPEDAEQAFVISEEISDTLKEDLAWGTYVLLRNTSTISVLFSLQDTICARGYWRIPKDVSKDQLCDWFEKQIQQSGFRNLNEILYFPEVSDSELLEMLPKGTRSLLVQPVLQTETSNSGQKWKKDGFVLVASSNSYAYNNKDRAWVEAVAKKFEEDKSNKLSECG from the exons ATGAAAATGAGCTACACCTGCCAATCGCTAAACTCATTGGCGCCGTTAGTGTTTCCCGTTAAAAGATACGGCATATCCATTCCTCCGTCAGAATTTCGGTGCCGGAAAACCAGAAAATCATCGCCAATGATACTCTACAGTCGTCTCGATAACTCTACTGATACTCAACAGCAACAGCTTAATCTCTCCGTTCTTCGTTTCACTCTCG GAATACCGGGATTGGATGAATCATATTTGCCTCGGTACATAGGCTGCGCATTTGGTTCTCTTTTGGTATTGAATCACTTTCTCGGTTCGGATTCATCCGCCATCACCGCTGCACAGCTC AGAACGGAAGTTTTAGGTGTTTTTTTGGCTGCTTTTTCTGTTATGGTTCCCTACCTTGGAAAGTTTCTTAAG GGTGCTGTTCTAGTAGAAGAAAGAAATGTTCCTGAAGATGCTGAGCAAGCCTTTGTCATCTCAGAAGAAATATCAGATACTCTGAAGGAGGATTTGGCTTGGGGAACATATGTTTTGTTGCGCAACACAAGCACCATATCAGTG CTATTTTCACTTCAAGATACAATTTGTGCTCGTGGCTACTGGAGAATACCAAAAGATGTGTCGAAAGATCAGTTATGTGATTGGTTTGAGAAACAGATCCAGCAAAGTGGTTTTCGTAATTTGAATGAGATACTTTATTTTCCGGAGGTCTCAG ACTCTGAACTGTTGGAGATGCTTCCAAAAGGAACCCGTTCTCTCCTTGTTCAACCGGTATTACAAACTGAAACCTCAAATTCCGGCCAGAAGTGGAAGAAAGATGGTTTTGTGCTTGTGGCTTCCAGCAACAGTTATGCATACAACAATAAGGATAGAGCCTGGGTTGAAGCTGTTGCAAAGAAGTTTGAAG